The Fusarium oxysporum f. sp. lycopersici 4287 chromosome 1, whole genome shotgun sequence DNA segment GACGAGGATCTCATAGTTCCTGACTCACCTGACTGAAGGGTCGTGGCAGCCATGCACAGCCATGATGGCCCTAGGGCTTAGAGCTGGTCTCGCGGCCTTTTCAATATCTTGTTGGTAACCAGCTTCAGCATGTCGCTGGTCAGCAAGAAATGCTTTCCATCTACAGTCGACAGAAGAGGACGGCCAGCATCACTCCACTTCATGATTCACGACCATTTCCTCACAATCGGAACCGGTGATTATATCAAGACGCATCGAGACGAGATGGTCCCAATGATCACTTGTGTAAGAGATCACATGGCACCTTACAGTCCGATTACATTCGCGGCGCGATAATCTATCGACGAGGGAAAAGCTTAATGTTCGAGATTCTTTGCCAGGCACCCACAGGACTTGGCCATTGTGTTGATCAGCACAATGGCAAGCCTATCATTGATCACGACTTACGAGTTGAAAGGTTCAGCCAGGCACGGGAAACAGTACAATTAGATCGAACAAGCCCAAGCTTCGCTTGGGCTTATGGTTACATTGCTCCATATTGTATACCCAGCACAAGTGTCCAGGTCATCGCTGGAAAGGGGAGCCTTCCACTTTGATCTCGatttaattagtatataatgTCATTACAATAGAGAAATGCGGTTCGGGGCTTTGAATGTAGTCATGCATATGATATCGTTCAGCGAGCGATACTTGTAATAATTGAAACATATAAGGAGCGCTAGCCTTGCTTCAAGCAGTTGTATTTAGACACTATGGCTGACTTTCAAAGGAGAGATGACAGCATCGGGATCACCATGCCCAGATAAATGACAACAATATCAGAAACCTCAATTAGACATACGACAGGGCCTGTCATACTTAGGGATGGAACCCAGTAAATCAATTATTGACATAGCCTTTACAAGACCTTTTCCTAGACGCCCAACTCCGAGCATGCAATGCCGCACATCTACTATTGCTTTATCCTCTTGGagtcctcctcttcaacgACATCCACCGCATCTTCGGCATCCTTTCGACTTCGCTTCAGACCCTTCATCTTGCGGAGCTGCAGCTCGCTGAGATCCTGCTTGCCCAGATGCACGCGGCCAATCTTGTCACCCATAGAGTCGGTTgtgatgttcttcttggtgcGCTCCTCGGTGCCGCGAGGCTTCTTCATGGCCTCCTTGAGCATCGACTCATCGGGCTCCCTGACTCGGCCGACACGGAAATCCATGCGAGGACCgatctcctcaacctcaacacgGGGAAGACGCTGACCGGATCGCTTGGTATTGATGGTGTAGACTCGCAAGTGGATGGCGGGCTTAACATCACCGTCGCCAGTGCTATCCTCTGCGCTAATGGAGATGATGTACTGGAGACCCTCGACGTCAATCTTGTCACTGGGCTCGCCCTTGAAGAAATCAAGGAGCATGCTCTTCGCAAGGGTGAACTCGTTGCTGACAGGGCTCTCAAAAGCAGTACCAGCGAACAGGATCATAGGCCGCAGACCAATGGCGAATTTCTTAGTCTTGAACTGAGCAATAGAACGGAAGCTCTCCGGGTCGAGGTAGAGCTCAAGCATGTCAAGGACCTTATAACCGAAAGTGCGAACAAAAGTCAAGGTATGGGGACGCTTCTTCTGGCTGCTACCAAAAACGAGGAGACTGGCGTCGTTCTTTTCGGAGAAAAACTCGAGCGAGGCGGCGTCGTCAAAGGGATGGATGgcgttcttcttggtgaaCTTCTTAGCGAGAGGTTGGCGCATCTGATGAAGGTCGTTGAGGGCATCCTGGATGATCTGAGAGCATGTTGTTCCGCGGAGGAAGAGGCACGTCTTGGGATTCTCGTTTGCCTTTGGTTCGCGCTTCTCGAGGGCTCGCTTTGAGCGCGCATTGCGAGGTTTACTTCATGATTGTTAGTTTATGGGACAATAGTTGTGGTTGAGAGTCGGCTTGACATACACTTGTCTGAGCATCTTGTAAATTGGGAATAATAGATGTCCTTGAAAAGATCGGTGGTGAGGCTTCAAGGTGGGAGGTTGGCTTGCAACCTTGGTAGAATAGGAACgaggaaaaaaaaagttcTTATCGATAAAGCCTACACGCTACTCACCGTTCACCGAAAGTAGTGGTCACCTTTTGCCTTCTGAGCTCGGTGAGACCCCTGCTCGCTGACTTTGGGCCACCCCGCAGTCACGTGCGGCACAGTTCTCTTCACATTCGGTAAGTACTGCCGCTAAAGGTAAGAAGACGGCGGAGCCTCGGTATTTTCCCCGCCATAGCGCGGGCATCACTTCGGGTTTCGCTAGCTCATAGTAGGAGTTCAACCCTCTTCCATCTGAACTGTAAACTACAACTCATCATATCTTGTCATATCAATAAAGCGCAAACTCATCATCGACTCGAAACCCCCATCATTTCTTTTTGCTTACCGACATACCCGATCACTTAAGACCTATCCTACTGAACGTTAGCCGTCATGTCGTTTATGGGTGGCGCTGAATGTTCGACATCTGCGAACCCCCTCAGCCAGCTTCATAAGCATACTCAGAATGACAGAACACTCCAGCAAGACCGTCTAGTTGGTCGAGGACCTGGAGGACAGCTCAATGGATTTCGAAGCCAGAGCGCCAATGCGCCCCAGGATGAGGTGCGCCGCCATACAAGGCCGTTGAAGCTATTACTAATACACCAATCTTGATGCTGTAGATGATGAACGGCTTCCTTAATCAAGGCCCAAGCCTCCAGCAAGAATTCCCCATGCAGCCGGGCCAGATGGGCCCTCTCGGCCCAGCCCAGTCCCATATGCGAGCCAACtcggcatcaccaacatgGGCGCACGACTTCAATGGCCAGCCAGCGATGGAATCAGCTTTCCAGGCGCCACCTGCTACGCAATCGCACTTTAACGCTGACGAATTTGCCCGTTTTCAGCAGCTTAACACACAAGGTTCTTCCGCGAGAGCGAGTCCGATGCAAAGCAACGTTCCTAGCCAGATGAACCAACAAAGACCCATGATGGGCGGCATGATGAACCGACCGATGGGCTACACTCCCATGTTCCAGCCTATGTACCAGAACCAACAGCCCATGCACCAACCACAACAGCAGGatctcaagggcaagggccGCCTCGTGGAGCTCGACGACCACAAGTGGGAGGAGCAGTTCGCCTCGATGGAGCTGCAAGATAGTGATAAGGCTAAGGAACAAGAGGAGGCAAATGCCGCAGAGCAGGAGCTTAACGAAATGGACAAAGGCTTAACGGCCGAAACTAATGAGTTGGGTGACTTCGAATCTATATGGAGAGGAATACAAGCTGAGACGGCTGCTTCTAGACAAGACTTTGACCAATTCGATACCGAATGGAGCAACAACATGATGCCCGATTTCGAGGGTATGGGCGACTGGGGCCGCCTCGGGGACCCGGCCGTCGAAACCTACCTATTCGAACAAGACAACTTCTTTCGCGACGAAAAGAACGCTTTCGAGGAGGGTGTGCGCATCATGAGAGAAGGCGGAAACCTGTCCTTGGCCGCGCTGGCCTTCGAATCTGCTGTTCAGCAGAATCCCAATCATACCGAGGCGTGGGTTTACCTAGGAACAGCCCAGGCGCAGAATGAGAAAGAGACAGCAGCCATCAGGGCTCTCGAGCAAGCGCTGAAACTCGACCCCAACAACTTGGCGGCCTTGATGGGCCTGGCCGTATCATACACCAATGAAGGATATGACAGCACAGCATATCGAACTCTTGAGAGGTGGTTGTCCGTTAAGTATCCTAACATTCTCGACCCCAAAGATCTACACCCCCCTGCAGAGATGGGTTTCACAGaccggcagcagcttcaTGACAAGGTGACAAATCTGTTTATCAAGGCGGCCCAGCTGAGCCCTGACGGTGAGCATATGGATCCCGATGTACAAGTAGGCCTTGGAGTGCTCTTTTATGGCGCAGAGGATTATGACAAAGCAGTGGACTGCTTCCAGTCTGCCCTCCACTCATCAGAGGTTGGTACATCCAACCAACAGGAgcagcttcatctcctcTGGAACCGCCTCGGTGCAACTCTTGCCGTCGCTCAATTCCAGCCTTTCTCTTACGGGTATCTTAACGATGAAACtatcatcctcctccacgCCCTTGGGATCTCTCAAGAGACACTCCTTTCCAAGCAGCGCGATCACTTCCGATTCCACCACGAGGCTGCCTGTCACTTCCTAGCCGCTCTGGAGATGCACAAGGCCATTGAAAAGTCGGGCCGGAGCAAGGCGTACGAGATTCTGGGCGATAATGCCTCCGGCGTCGATGAGACACTCGATCGCATGTCGGCGCAAAACCGGAGCAGCACCCTATACGATACCCTCCGGCGTGTCTTTACACAGATGGGTCGCCGGGATTTGGCGGAGAAGACCGTTGCCGGTGTCGATCCGGATGTGTTCAGACCTGAATTTGAGTTTTAGGGCTTCACGTCTTTTGTTTTTGAATGAGTTGACTTACATGAAGAAGCGGTCTGCCTCAAGGAAGTTCGGAGAGGGCTCAGCAATAGTGCGTTTGCTGTGGGAAATGATTTTGGCCCTAGCTTGGATGTTATATATGAGAGACATGCATGGCTCTGGAAGAATTTGCATCGCAGTGATGTTGTCCCTGGAGCAACGATATCATATAGTGTCTAACTACTTCTGCGCTCATTTATCATGCATCAATGTCTACGAATAGTTACGCCAGGCTAACCATATACATTGCATCTATGCATCAATTGACGCTAAGAACCTATTTTTATCTCTGCTGTGGAAAAGTGGTCACTGCCGCAAGTGGTTGTGTCGACTAAGATGAAGGACTTCTTCCATTATCAGCTCTAATCTTGGAGATATGCCCTCATAAGACTTTACCAATCATCTGAAGCGCTCTCGATGCATGAGCTGACACGCTTGAACATCTAGCAAGCTATCTTTATGTGCAGGTTAGTCAAAATTGGAGCTTGTGACACATTTTGCACAGTTCAAGGTGAAACCACGATATCGAGAAGCAAAGACACTAATAGAGTTGAACCTTGAAGTCTAGACCAGTCTGAAAATATCTACTTTCAATGCAATGATGAACAAATGTTGGAAAGGTCAAAACTTATTTTACCCTTCCCACTGGCGATTCAACCAGGCGTTTTATTGTTACACCAGATGACTCGCACGATGGCAATGTTAGGACAGCCAGATCATCAACTTATGGATTGAAGGCTAATGACATCCAGAACTGGTCGGCGCGGCTTCGATGGCCCCGTGGTCCATCGGTCTATGTCTACCCGAACGGCCACACATCTCGAGTCATTCTATTGAGTGCTTTACTAACAAGTTAGGCATGGGCGGTGGTGATCTGAGCCATGCGCCTTGGTGAGCATGAGAGTGACATATCGTTATTATTTCCTCGGTATTCCCACCCAactctctctcatctccgTTGATTTagtcttgtctttgttgccATTGGTCCTGTTGCCGAGGTAGTGTAGAGGTCAAGTAGCTTTCCGGGAAGAACGATCTGTCGGGTATCTTCAGATCAATAGGAAGCCAACTCCGTGCCGTCTGTTATTACAGGCCAAATGCACTTTCATGAAGGCTGATGCATGTCTCGCCAGAACGAGACGTAACCCATGCAGCCGCTATAGAGCCCACGGCGGCAGCTGGATATCAGacattgagcttcttctccgaGGTGGAGAAATATTTAAGATGCAAGAGGCTAGAAAGGTCATCCAACAGAATCGGGGCTTGAATACGCAAGGGGAGAAGCGCGCTGGGGCAATGACTGGACCATGTTGCTGGCAAAAGCAAAAAGTATGAGACAGGTCTCAGGCACTTGACTGACTTGATTGGGCTGAGCAAGACATCTATGTGACGAACGACAAGAGATGCAACACGCAAAGTCTTGCTCAAATCAGGTTATGTGTCGATGGGATGGGTGCTTTGGGAGACAGACCTGTCAAAATAGTGATGCCATGCGATGCATGTTATCTGACTGAGGGTAGCCAAGACGTCGGCCAGATCCTGCAGAAAGCTTTGGTCCTCCCTACATTGTCCTTGACAACCCCTCGTCGCCAGGACCTCCAGAAGCAACACATCCTTCACGGTCTCAAAGGCGGCCATGAAGCGAGTTATTCAAGTTGTTGAATGTCGGCCCAAACAAGCAAGGCTGACGGTGGCACACGGCTGTCTGGAGATTCCGCTGCGTAACAAGTCTCCTGCTAGCCAACAAACCTATCCTTTGCCCGACCTTTCTTGAGATGGCACTTTTGGACCTGGACCTTATGACGGGCCATCCACGGGGCTCCCATCATCGGGTATTGAGAAACGGAGGGCGTTGAACTAGTCACTTAGTCTAGGGGCCCCAGATTCGATCCAAGCGCCAACATGCTTGATCGAGGTGCAGAAGTGACGATACTAAAGTTAGTTCATTGCGGACTGACGTGCCTGGGGTGCGACTATGTATTGTACATTGCCTCACTTATCCTCTGGTAGCAGGGTAGTCGACAGCAAGAATTTGAACTCCCAAACATGGGTGGTTTACCAACTTCAGTGTGGAACAGGAATTTGAGAAAGGGATGCAGCTGTGGCACTGTCATTGATATGCGAAGTAGCAGCTAATATGCTTCCATGTTCCCTGAGCACTTCGCCAATACTTGTGTGAGCACTCATTGTTGCAGCTGACCGCTTATCTGTGTCTCAGCGGCATGTGTTAATTAAACTCGGATTGTCCGTCAGACAGGATATTGATTGAGACTGTGGTCTAGCTAAGATCTGAAGTAAACTTCGTTCTGCGACATGGTCTTGCTGGATTCGTGCCAGTGGAGAAATGCTATCTTGTCGGTCCGTGGCTGTCGTTTCCTGCCGCCATTCACTAGATCGAGGGTTATTTTCTAATAGTGCCcaacagcatcgtcatcaagTATTAATTGATTGAGGGCAGATCTGGTCCTCACCAGTTACAACCCCAGCAATGATGGTGAGCAAGATTGAACGATGGCCTCTAAGGATACTGTACTGCAAAATATCCACTATCGATAGTTCCAAACTTTGTTCACTTCGTCTGTTTTCGTGAAGTGCCTAGGCTTTACCAGACGGCTGGGTCCAGAGACAGCCTGTGAACCCACAAGCATCTGAGAAGAGCCAATGCGAGTGTTCATTGACAAGGAGCAAGGGTATATCGCTTCGACAAAAAGAGGCTTTAGCACGAAGGCCGACTCCCCGCTATGGATGAATCCAGGCGTTTTGGTACTACAACCCAGAGAGATTGGAGGGACCCTTCATCTGACGATAATTGCTCTAAACTCAGAGCTGAAGGGGCTCAATATCTCGAGTCTTCCGTAACTAGCCCAGACGAAGCAAAGCGGTGATTCGCCTGTTGCACTGCGCCATACCATTGCACAGGGCTGATATGAGGGGAGTGGGACGTGTGATGAAAAATTGTGTGAAAGAGGGACTGGTTGCATGGTCTTCCACGGGTATCACTTTGATCTGTTCATCAGTGACGCAGTGTGTAACTAAACAAGCGAGTCGGCGTGATAATGCATGGCCGTACCACTGTTGTCAAGGCAAACAATCGTGGTTTGGCAAATATATTAATCACCGAGCCGGCACTTACCGTGGTATGTTAATCAAGGCTTCTCACCATGGCGCCGAAAGTCGAGCGTGGTATCTTAGTCGATGTTGAATATGTGCAGGCCATGTTGAACATGTATAGGGGATTTGAAGCCCAATGACTGAACAACTAGCAAAAGCTGAAGTTTGCCAAGCACGGATAAGCCATCAGGCCCGCGTTGATGTTTTTGAGCAACCCATGCTGCCGCAGTATCGACAGATGTCAGTTGCTGGATAATAAAATTTCGGATCTCCATGAAACGTTGTATAGATACCCTGACATGGGAGCCAGACTCACCAATCATGGCTTACTATCCATCCAATCAGGGGAATTGACTCGTAACAGGGGTTGCTGTGGGACGCATAGTAGAAATAATTTTCAGCTACAGTTTCGCAACCATGAGTCGGCTGGAAACCCCAAAGTAGAGATCGACAGCTTTTGGCTTACTCGTCGAAAGGACGATAATAAGGATTCCCAGGAGAATGTCCCCGAACGTAGCTGCTGGGTGCTTGGGCCCTTAGAGTCGGATCTGGCGTTAAAACCACACCAAGAGATTTTGGGCACTCGCTTGATGACCATGGCTCGCGCTGGCCTCGAACTGCGGGGGTAAATTTGTCTTAAATAGACAAGGGGCGCCATAGTTCAACATTCTCAGTGGTAGGACTTGCGTTGCCGCGTTGCAGAACATACCAGTTTCACCATTGACTTCGGGGGTTATATCTGATAGTCCGAGCATAGTATCCGTAATCAACAGTCTGTAAGCGAAGCAAGAGACCGATTCCGACTTGTTGTATGGGACGTCGCATAATATGAGTTGTGTAAAAAAGCAATTTCTCTGTGTTTCGCAGCGACTCAGACCAAAAGCGTGTCCCACGGAAGGTCATGATAAAGCGGCAAGGTGCATGAGCTGAAGCGATAGCGTAAGGAAGGCCA contains these protein-coding regions:
- a CDS encoding valyl-tRNA synthetase (At least one base has a quality score < 10), whose protein sequence is MLRQVKPRNARSKRALEKREPKANENPKTCLFLRGTTCSQIIQDALNDLHQMRQPLAKKFTKKNAIHPFDDAASLEFFSEKNDASLLVFGSSQKKRPHTLTFVRTFGYKVLDMLELYLDPESFRSIAQFKTKKFAIGLRPMILFAGTAFESPVSNEFTLAKSMLLDFFKGEPSDKIDVEGLQYIISISAEDSTGDGDVKPAIHLRVYTINTKRSGQRLPRVEVEEIGPRMDFRVGRVREPDESMLKEAMKKPRGTEERTKKNITTDSMGDKIGRVHLGKQDLSELQLRKMKGLKRSRKDAEDAVDVVEEEDSKRIKQ